The bacterium DNA segment TGTCATTATTGACGGGATGTTCGGCCAGAGAACACGGGCGAAATTGCGTACCAAGAAGACTGGAAGGCAACCATGACAGGCCGCCGTCAGTCGATCGGTAAATACCGTTGGCCTCGTTATCTTTGTCGTTGTAATAATTGGCCGCGACGATAACATTGGGATTATTTTTATTGACGCTGATGCCGGCGATATGGGTCAGGGAAAACGAAAATGACCCGGCAATAAACCAGCTATCACCGCCATCCGTAGATTTTAAAATGCCGATGCCGCTGATCGCATCGGCGTTGAAACTCGGTTCGCCAGTACCTGCATATATGATATCGGGATCAGACGGATGACGCGCAAAACAACTGACGGCGAGCGATCCCAGTTCATCGGATTTGGGCGACCAGTTATGTCCGCCGTCGGTGCTCTTCCAGATCCCGCCGCTTGCCGCGCCGATGATGACGATATTGGTATCAAACGGACTGACGTTGACGGCGATGACGCGCCCGGAATATTTATGATCGCCCGTATTGACGATGGCGGCAGGACCGACCGGAACCCACGTTTGGGATTGAGTCGATTTATTCAAACGTTGCTTTTCAGCGACGAATTGATTGACTTTCATGTAATGCATTTGTGGGAAAAAACCGTGAATGCTTCGTGGTGCGAGAAACCATTGCTGGCGAAGCCTGATCATGACTGTATTATCGTAAACCGGATAGCGGCTTGGTTCGTTTTTCATGGCGTCCAGAGCACGGTCTGTTTTTTGGGAAGGTTTGACAGATGGAAATTGCGCGAAGAGAAGATTAAAACCCATCAGAAGCAGAAGGAACAAAAATTTCATAAGACTATCACAATGTAAGAGCTTGAAATCAGGAATTTGAATTAAAATAAAGTAGTCAGGCTGTGTTTGCCGATCAATGGAAAAATAAAAAGAGACCGTTTCTGTTTAGAAACAGTCTCTTTTGACTTGAATGATTTTCTAAGATATTAGATTTGAGATGCCGATCCTAGAGACGTCAATTTTTGAAGTAGTAAATCTTCGATGTTAGGATCACTCAAATTCACAGTGTACGAAGAATCGAGAGCTTTGATTTTATCATAGCACGATGAATAATCTTCAAGTTGAAGGTAGCTGGCAGCCTGAATCCATATTAGTTCGTCGGCGGTTATGTCCGTATCGAGGCTAAAGATATAACTGGGAGATTTTGTCAAAACAAAATCGGCTTTGTCAATGGCTTCCTGAGGATTGTTTTGCGCCCATAAAACAAAGCTCCATCCTGCATATCCGTCTATCAAAGAATCGGCAGCTGCATCGGAGAAGTAAGTTGCTGCCGAAGTAATATCTTTCAGCCGAATTTGACACCATCCAGCGCCCACTCTTGCAGGGCTTCCTTCGCTAGCAATTAAATTAACGTACGCTTGCAAGGCGATGGCATAATTGCCTGAATTGAATTGATTGTTGGCGTCATCGATGGGGGTTGAATCCGAACCACCACCGCCGCCACCGCAACTTAGTAAGCTCCATACAACCATCAAGGTCATGCTGAGATATTTGATTTTGTTCATAATAGTCTCCAATATTTTTTTTAACGCATTTTATTTGATAAAAAGCATTTTCTGAGCTTTGTTGAATTGGCCGGCTTCCATGCGGTAGATGTATACGCCGCTTGCAACGCTCTGACCTGCATTATTCCTTCCATCCCATGCCACTTCAAATTTACCAGCCGGTTTGACATCATTGACCAGAGTACGGACTTCCTGACCAAGCATATTGTATACTTTAATGACAACTCTGTTTTCAGCCGGAACGGAGTAACGGATATTCGTTGTTGGATTGAATGGATTCGGATAATTTCTTTCCAACGCAAAGTCCTTAGGTGTTGCATCAAAATCCGGATTGTAAAATACGGCGATCTGATTCGATGTTACAGCAGCGGCAACTTTTCCTTTGTCGCCCATTCCGCCGGCATATTGCCATGTACCGTTGGTATATTGATATAATCCAATTTTAGCTTCATCGAAATCCGTATACTCTATACGCACCGTACCTGCGTCATAGGAAAATTCCGCTTTCAAGTCAGCATAACTTCCCGTTACAGCGACGTCCACAGGCAATCCGATTAACCTTAAGTTTGGCGGGACATTCAGTGCCATGGATTGGCCTAATAAAATGTATCCGTTACCTTTTCCACTGAATGAATAGTTATGATATGAAGTGGATTTGGACAATTGCGAAATTGTATACGAACGTGAAAAACTGGATGGATTAAGCGTCGAATCCGTGGCTGAAACTGTCGTGTTGAGGCTGCCGACAGTCGTAATCGTATAATTTCCAAAATATAAGTTACCTTGTTTTGTCAAAGTAATCGAAGTGGAATTAACCGATAAGGCAACGGAAATAATGCTTTCATCGGCTCCCACGGCAAAACGAATCACATTGACAACTGGTGAGGCCAGAACTCCCAATACGAGGCTGGGTGAAGTCTGATCACCATTGATATTGAGATTGTCGATGGCCCATCCCCATCCATTAGTGGCTTCATCGGCAAACAGACGAAAACGAATAAAAATTGGCGTTCCCGCAGAAAATTTGCTTAATAAATTAATTTCATGTCGGCGGAAAAGCGAAGGCGTTCCGTTTGCGTTGTTATTGAAAGCTGTTACCCAGACTGATTGGAGGCGTGCATCCCACCCGTTTTCTAGAGGTATCCATGTAATACCGTCTGCTGTACCTTCCACAATGACGTAATCCCAAAAATTAGGATCCCCGAAAACAGTCCCTGGATCACCAGGTTCCACTAACGCAATTTCATCGAAGACTAATTTAGATGTTCCCGTTGCAACAATTACAGGGACGTTCAATTGGTAAATAAGTTCGTGATTGTCGCTATAGGGATGAGCTGTGTGAATAGCCGGATTAGAAAATCCTGAGGGTGCTGTGATGGAAAAACCATTACCGGTAAAATCACTGCTGGCGGAATTGAAGTTGTTGACATATTTTGTTTGAGGAGCATTGGCTTGAATGATTTGGATAGTTTGCGCATAAGATTTGTAAGTATTTCCGTTCTTATAGGATACAATCTGGACCGGTACATTGCCGGAGATCAGAGTTGTTACTTCCAAAGCAGTGTCCTTGACTGTATTAGTGCCGATGGTTGCTATTTTAACCTGATTAATTATGACCGATGTTGAATCGTATGCCGAGCGCAAACTGACATTGACTGCTACTTTTCCGTTCGGATTTTGGCCCGATGAATTGATTCGTGGCGCTAAAGTGGCTACCGGTAATGTCGGGATATCGGGTATATTCACTGACCAAACTCCGCGGCCAAATGTTGCAGCGACTACATCATCATCGACTATATTGAGTTGCCAGATCGAGACTGGCGGAAGTCCATTGTTGGCAAAAGCCCACGTTGCACCATTGTCTGTCGATATGAATAATCCGATTTCTGTTCCCACCCAGATTTCATTCAAGTTATGCGGCATAACTTGCAAGCAATACACAGCTACATTTGGGAACCCATTGCTACTTGATGAATTAGCGCCAAATCCGGAAATGTCTTCCCACGTTTGTCCGAGATTGGTTGTTCGCAATACTTTCGGAGAATTGGCAAAAGAAAATAGAGCAAACGCAGTTGAATCTTCTGTCGGATGTGTCGCTAACCCTGATAGCCGGCCCAAGGTTGCAGTCGTATAATTATTAGTGGCTGTAAAAGTAAGTCCACCGTCGATTGATACCTGAATTTTTCCTGACGCGGACATACGTCCACCTGCCCAGACAATTTGGGGATTTTTCTGTCCGATCTTTACAAAATGAATACTCCCGTTAAAACCCCAATTAGCGGTGCTGACGGTACTCAGTTTCCACGTATTCGCAAAATCGTCTGATCTCCACACGCCGCTGGCTCCGGCGGCAAAGATAAGGTCGGGATCTTGTTTCGAACGGCCAATTTGTGTAACAAAAGGTCCGAGATTATCCTGATCCGTCAGGCCACTGGTGGCGTCGAACCAAGATGTTCCGTTGTCAGTTGATTTATAAATTGCATTATTATAGATCGTTCCCAAAACTTCATTGGTTCGTACGGGATTCCACGCTACGTCAAATCCGTCACCGCCTAATTCTCGAGTCCACGAAGACGTATTTGTAGAGGTTGACCCTGCAGGCGATTTCCATGTACCATTGTCCTGAGTACCACCAATAAATTCATACGCTCCCGTCTTCTTATCGACTCCGTAGAACTGAGTCGTATTATATCCAATAACGGTCGTCTGATCGATTGTCCATGTTTTACCGCTATTGGTAGAAGCAGCAATTCCACCGTCGCTGGTATTGACGATTTTGAAACTATTGGTTGCCTGATCGACGGGTATAACAGCCAAATTATGGTGATCGACGTGAACATTTCCATTTATAAAACCATATTTAGTATTATAAGGTGGAAAATTATAGGGATTGGATACTGTAATGTTTGTTCTGTTTCGTGATGCTGTACTCTTGAGTGCAGTAAAGATTATTTTTGAATTTGGCAAACTATTTGGATTCCAAGGAGTTGTATCTGTAGGCGGCCGAGGGCCAAATTCGCAAACTTCTTTGTATTTGATGCCTCCGGTAACAGCTATATTAGGATCTGCAACCGATGAACTATAAGTGACGGCATGAATGAAAGTGTATTCTCTAAATGTTGATGAGATTGAGTCAATAGATGAGGGACTTAAATCCCATGCTCCATCACGTTTTTCATCGCGGAATGAAATCATTAACTGCCTGTTATTTGTAATATCCCATGCCTGAAATGGAACGTCAACATAATCCAGATAACTGTATTGGGCGGTTGTTTGTCCGGCTCCTTTGCTTTGAGTCATAAAACGATGTGCTTTTTGAGTAATTCCAGATCCGAAACGAATTTCTACATCAAACGTTGTATCAGCCGCAGCCAAATTTGTAGGGTTAGTGCTTCCGAAACCGCCAAATCCTGTTCCCATACCGCCGTTTAGATGTCCCAGCCCGAAATTAGTAAATGTCAGGAATGATGATGTACCAATTGTATCGGCCGTTCGTACAAGTACCGTATCAATGACAGGCGTTAAACCAATTTTCAGCATTACAACACCGCCAACAAAAACAGTATCCTTTGAATAGGGGTGAACGACAATTGTGTTATCGTAATCACCTTGGGCTTCTAACCAATTTTTGCCATCAGTACTCTTGGCGAGTAGCCAAGTGGATGCACGATCATCACTCACATATAAATCACAAGTACTGTTACTGACTTCAGCAGCGGCAAAAACTCGATTAGTATCTAGAGCAGTAATGGCCAATTCAAGTCGGCTTACTCCCCCAATACCGGTTTTGGCACTGGCCCAGGTTTGACCACCGTCAAATGAACGCACGACGCCAAAACCATTGACCGATGCATATTGTGTATTGAAATTTAACGGATTGGCGATGATATGTTGAACTGAATTGGAACTGGAATAAACTTGATCCCAGTTATCGCCACCGTCAATCGAGCGGTAAATGCCGTCTGTGGTGCAAGCCAATACTAAATCTTCATCTGTTGGGCTTACGATGACACGGTTAACATATTTGAAATGAGAATTGCCGGCCGTGTTGGCTAATTGAAACCATGTTTCGCCGTGATCTGTCGATTTAAAAATGCCGTCGCCGGAATTATAGGTATAAAAGTCACCTTTTCCATTTCCGGTAAACGCTTCGCCGCTACCCATATAAATCACATCGTGATTGGATGCAGCCATCGCCAGAGAAGTGGCCG contains these protein-coding regions:
- a CDS encoding T9SS type A sorting domain-containing protein, giving the protein MRQRFLWSTGLLLTGIVLCVGLVGVIEKPMPNNTPMAFIPNNLLPTKKRVQKHKQENHESDNPEGFVQFQHDIRTKDGQSTPAYISNYRIKEMIKAGILSSDASSQTSRKLLKSFDALPWVERGPANVAGRTRGLIIDPDDATGNTWFTGSVSGGVWKTTNSGASWEAKAPNLPNLSATSLAMAASNHDVIYMGSGEAFTGNGKGDFYTYNSGDGIFKSTDHGETWFQLANTAGNSHFKYVNRVIVSPTDEDLVLACTTDGIYRSIDGGDNWDQVYSSSNSVQHIIANPLNFNTQYASVNGFGVVRSFDGGQTWASAKTGIGGVSRLELAITALDTNRVFAAAEVSNSTCDLYVSDDRASTWLLAKSTDGKNWLEAQGDYDNTIVVHPYSKDTVFVGGVVMLKIGLTPVIDTVLVRTADTIGTSSFLTFTNFGLGHLNGGMGTGFGGFGSTNPTNLAAADTTFDVEIRFGSGITQKAHRFMTQSKGAGQTTAQYSYLDYVDVPFQAWDITNNRQLMISFRDEKRDGAWDLSPSSIDSISSTFREYTFIHAVTYSSSVADPNIAVTGGIKYKEVCEFGPRPPTDTTPWNPNSLPNSKIIFTALKSTASRNRTNITVSNPYNFPPYNTKYGFINGNVHVDHHNLAVIPVDQATNSFKIVNTSDGGIAASTNSGKTWTIDQTTVIGYNTTQFYGVDKKTGAYEFIGGTQDNGTWKSPAGSTSTNTSSWTRELGGDGFDVAWNPVRTNEVLGTIYNNAIYKSTDNGTSWFDATSGLTDQDNLGPFVTQIGRSKQDPDLIFAAGASGVWRSDDFANTWKLSTVSTANWGFNGSIHFVKIGQKNPQIVWAGGRMSASGKIQVSIDGGLTFTATNNYTTATLGRLSGLATHPTEDSTAFALFSFANSPKVLRTTNLGQTWEDISGFGANSSSSNGFPNVAVYCLQVMPHNLNEIWVGTEIGLFISTDNGATWAFANNGLPPVSIWQLNIVDDDVVAATFGRGVWSVNIPDIPTLPVATLAPRINSSGQNPNGKVAVNVSLRSAYDSTSVIINQVKIATIGTNTVKDTALEVTTLISGNVPVQIVSYKNGNTYKSYAQTIQIIQANAPQTKYVNNFNSASSDFTGNGFSITAPSGFSNPAIHTAHPYSDNHELIYQLNVPVIVATGTSKLVFDEIALVEPGDPGTVFGDPNFWDYVIVEGTADGITWIPLENGWDARLQSVWVTAFNNNANGTPSLFRRHEINLLSKFSAGTPIFIRFRLFADEATNGWGWAIDNLNINGDQTSPSLVLGVLASPVVNVIRFAVGADESIISVALSVNSTSITLTKQGNLYFGNYTITTVGSLNTTVSATDSTLNPSSFSRSYTISQLSKSTSYHNYSFSGKGNGYILLGQSMALNVPPNLRLIGLPVDVAVTGSYADLKAEFSYDAGTVRIEYTDFDEAKIGLYQYTNGTWQYAGGMGDKGKVAAAVTSNQIAVFYNPDFDATPKDFALERNYPNPFNPTTNIRYSVPAENRVVIKVYNMLGQEVRTLVNDVKPAGKFEVAWDGRNNAGQSVASGVYIYRMEAGQFNKAQKMLFIK